A part of Biomphalaria glabrata chromosome 3, xgBioGlab47.1, whole genome shotgun sequence genomic DNA contains:
- the LOC106069578 gene encoding sphingosine-1-phosphate phosphatase 2-like: MIESFRLLAKKLGDPELTASFQRKCGVKHLTDFNDGNSVNGNNVASASAGVGNNTHLDSPVPFNQVNGKIKSSEHGINGVLTPIASNHSNGYLKERKQINHNGYLKNGTNGVKLDEGEYKSSCNGDVGRMLNGNGFIQKNGVKSLKDHSIDNVIIHWLFLFGASLGNELFYILFFSFSLWNLDSVVIRRTIIVWGVIMYVGQAAKDIIMWPRPKSPPVIPLEKRYELEYGMPSTHAMVGVGIPFSVFIFMYGRYEFNLVLSLFIAITWCLLVSFSRLYLGMHSVLDVIAGVSLAAFLMLITVPFVDSIDRFILSSKISIPVVMSTCILLSWIYPSMKRWSTTRGDTILILGVFSGIYSGLWMTGQLSNVNPTPEALPLTLALPTLSGVGIALIRQILGSIFIFLALTAIKKIILYTLSWILGYDPKDPVTKQQFSIELPYRYLPYFIGGIVATYVMPLIFQQIHLEREGFYSEIFSYSS; the protein is encoded by the exons ATGATTGAATCATTTAGGCTGTTGGCGAAAAAGTTAGGAGATCCTGAACTAACAGCTTCATTTCAGAGAAAGTGTGGAGTTAAACATTTAACGGACTTCAACGATGGAAATAGCGTCAATGGAAACAACGTTGCTAGCGCGAGTGCCGGTGTGGGAAATAACACACATCTTGACTCACCCGTACCATTTAATCAAGTTAATGGAAAAATTAAAAGTTCCGAACATGGAATAAATGGAGTGCTTACACCAATTGCCTCAAATCACTCAAATGGAtatttgaaagaaagaaaacagatCAATCACAATGGCTACCTCAAAAATGGGACTAACGGAGTAAAGCTAGATGAAGGCGAGTATAAGTCTAGCTGCAATGGTGATGTTGGACGTATGCTAAATGGAAATGGTTTCATTCAGAAAAATGGTGTAAAGAGCTTAAAGGACCACTCTATAGACAATGTCATTATTCACTggctttttttatttggtgcAAGCTTAGGAAATGAACTATTCTATATATTGTTTTTCTCCTTTTCACTTTGGAACTTAGATAGTGTTGTAATTAGAAGAACTATTATTGTATGGGGTGTCATCATGTATGTTGGACAAGCAGCAAAGGATATTATCATGTGGCCACGACCGAAATCACCACCTGTCATCCCCCTTGAAAAACGCTATGAATTAGAATATGGTATGCCTTCAACACATGCCATGGTAGGAGTTGGCATACCATTCAGTGTCTTCATTTTCATGTATGGGAGATATGAG ttcaATCTAGTACTGAGTCTATTTATTGCTATAACTTGGTGTCTACTAGTCAGTTTTAGTCGCCTCTACCTTGGCATGCACAGTGTCTTG gatgTAATTGCTGGAGTGTCATTGGCAGCATTTCTAATGTTAATTACTGTTCCTTTTGTGGACTCCATTGACAGGTTTATCCTCTCTTCTAAAATATCTATACCTGTAGTTATGTCTACATGCATACTTTTAAGCTGGATATATCCTTCTATGAAACGATGGAGCACCACTCGTGGAGATACTATTCTTATACTAGGAGTTTTTTCTGGGATATACAGTGGCCTTTGGATGACTGGCCAGTTATCAAATGTAAATCCTACACCTGAAGCCTTGCCATTAACTTTGGCCCTACCCACCCTCAGTGGTGTTGGTATTGCATTAATACGCCAAATTCTAGGCTCCATCTTTATATTTTTAGCCCTGACTGCCATTAAGAAGATAATATTGTATACGCTTTCTTGGATCTTGGGATACGATCCTAAAGACCCTGTTACAAAACAGCAGTTTAGTATAGAGCTACCCTATCGATATCTTCCTTATTTCATTGGAGGGATAGTTGCAACATATGTGATGCCCCTTATATTTCAACAAATTCATTTAGAAAGGGAAGGTTTTTATTCAGAAATCTTTAGTTATTCATCTTAA
- the LOC106069581 gene encoding tRNA pseudouridine synthase Pus10-like, producing the protein MIDKMDMFSLFTRSFEETKEVSKFLHQIGCCIRCILRNLGELNPASYKLSIEELENMLLPAESRTTAENVCPCPGCLGILQKFTETAFLNQIYLKVKEDGFQFSDYQCSLVLPVSLIVRQKALYIYLLNKFGETYKGNEDKLASVKDVWKWSCGFKLANILGSRFQNRSQFDILMTFQYKDSDKECAFLLDYLPDVFKKRKQRKFGFETFTRANVQKAVSDMTYSKLQDCTSCPPLIPTVECTCDISCSHEAVFIAGRYLKFSRELSQTPWLIDGKRIMEGSVQELICEPIIQMFKPTDHKLSSSGREDVDVRMLGLGRPFIVELVNPHCVQFSLEDLAALQKRINNVSKDVQVRDLQIVSRKDTNLLKEGEIDKTKTYTALCWCDRQLTEADVELVNSLKEITLQQKTPLRVLHRRAAATRERSIHSLSIKSLLPNNRFTLELTTQAGTYVKEFVHGDFGRTYPNKSQILKADCDIIDLDVEAVNVDWPPLVEPIESGTLKIENGQDNCLNSIETRKDNCVDEKETKEICLNENETVTKSCKEEG; encoded by the exons ATGATAGATAAGATGGATATGTTCTCTCTATTTACAAGATCCTTTGAAGAAACAAAGGAGGTTTCAAAATTTTTACATCAAATTGGCTGTTGTATTCGTTGCATTTTGAGAAATCTTGGTGAATTAAATCCTGCATCTTATAAGTTATCAATAGAG GAACTTGAAAATATGCTTTTACCAGCTGAGTCCAGAACTACTGCTGAGAATGTTTGCCCTTGTCCAGGCTGTCTTGGAATTTTACAAAAATTCACTGAAACTGCATTTCTGAATCAG atctaTTTGAAAGTCAAGGAAGACGGATTTCAGTTCAGTGACTATCAGTGTTCACTTGTTTTACCTGTATCTCTAATTGTCAGACAGAAAGCATTATATATTTATCTGCTGAATAAATTTgg TGAGACTTACAAGGGAAATGAAGACAAACTGGCATCAGTCAAAGATGTTTGGAAGTGGAGCTGTGGATTTAAACTTGCCAACATTTTGGGATCTAGATTTCAGAACAGG AGTCAGTTTGACATTCTGATGACATTCCAATACAAGGACTCAGACAAAGAATGTGCTTTTCT ACTTGACTATTTACCTGATGTCTTCAAAAAGAGGAAGCAGAGAAAA TTTGGATTTGAAACTTTTACCAGAGCCAATGTACAGAAAGCTGTCTCAGACATGACATACTCCAAGCTGCAAGA CTGTACCAGCTGCCCACCTCTGATTCCAACTGTAGAATGTACCTGTGACATTTCATGCAGTCATGAAGCTGTTTTTATTGCAG GCAGATATTTGAAGTTTAGTCGTGAGCTTAGTCAGACACCTTGGTTGATCGATGGCAAGAGAATTATGGAGGGCTCTGTACAGGAATTGATTTGTGAACCAATCATACAGATGTTTAAACCAACAG ATCACAAGCTGTCATCTTCTGGACGTGAAGATGTAGATGTGAGAATGTTAGGTCTTGGTAGGCCATTTATTGTGGAACTTGTGAATCCACATTGTGTACAATTCTCATTAGAAGATTTGGCAGCCTTACAAAag AGAATAAATAATGTGTCCAAAGATGTCCAAGTGAGAGATCTGCAGATAGTGTCCAGGAAGGACACCAACCTACTGAAAGAGGGGGAGATTGATAAGACTAAAACTTATACAGCTCTGTGTTGGTGTGACAGGCAGCTAACTGAAGCTGATGTTGAATTAGTGAATAGTTTAAAG GAAATAACTCTTCAACAGAAGACACCATTGAGGGTGTTACACCGGAGAGCTGCAGCCACCAGAGAGAGATCTATTCACTCACTTAGCATCAAAAGTCTTCTTCCCAACAACAGGTTTACACTTGAGCTCACTACACAAGCTGGGAC TTATGTCAAAGAATTTGTTCATGGTGACTTTGGTCGTACCTACCCCAACAAGAGCCAGATTTTGAAAGCAGATTGTGATATCATAGACCTAGATGTTGAG GCTGTAAATGTTGATTGGCCACCACTTGTTGAACCTATTGAATCAGGcacactaaaaatagaaaatggtcAAGACAATTGCTTGAATAGTATTGAAACAAGAAAAGACAATTGTGTGGATGAAAAAGAAACCAAGGAAATTTGCTTGAATGAAAATGAAACAGTGACAAAAAGTTGCAAGGAGGAAGGTTAA